The DNA segment AGAAAGGCTGGCCCAAGACAGGGCCAGTGACTACCCCACCTCCCCATCTTGAGGAGGGGCCTTAGAGGTCAGGAGGGAACCACAGTCCCCCACCCTGTGCCCGCCTGAGCTTTTGGGGTGGAGCGGACAGTCTGGGAACCGGTCTGCCAACCAGTTTAACCAGGGACTGGTTTCGACTCAGGAGTTCAAAGGAGCTGGGGTGCACCCTGTCCCGCCTGGGCAACGGGAGCAGCGGCGCTTAACCCTTTCCCGGTTGTGCCTGGGGCAACGTCCGGGCACGTACTGTGCTGGAGAGGGTCTGAGCCTCTTCGGGGCATGAAATGGGTGAGAGTGACCTTGACTACGGCTAGGGGGTGCAACCAGGCCCATGGAGTGGGGAAACAGGAGAGAGGCTCCCTTGTTTCTCCTGCCCCAGACTTCCCTTGGGGTTTCCTCTTCCTGCAGAGGCGATCCCTAGAGGACCCTAGCTTCTGGGTGGGTGCAGGGGCCCTGGGATTGGATTTCTGGGGTAATGAATATTCATCAGCCCGATCCGGCCTCTGCTTCTGTTTACTTAGCCGGGAGGGGCTAGGTTTCAGGTTCACCTTGACTCCTGGAGCCGCAGTGGGGCAGGTACCGCTCTTGCACCTGTTTCTCTTGCACCTGCCGTGCACTGCTCCCACCCAGCTCTTCTGGCCTGACCCTTGCCTGGCGTGGCACCCTGGAGGCACCCCTACCTCTCCCAGTCTCCCACCTGGGCAGCTGCCACGCTCAGCTCCTTCTCTAAGGAAGGTCTCGCCTCCAGCCCGGAGCAGTCAGGATTGCAGGTACAGGCAGAGGGTGAGCgggtggggaaaccaaggcacggAACCCAGTCAGGGCACCCAGTTCTGCCTCCGTGGCTAACAAGCCTAACTGGGAAGGGGAACCCAGGCAGGCCGGCTCCCATCTCTCCCTAGGTGGGCAGGCAAAAGGCAGACTCATCCCACTGGCTCTTGGAGTCCATCCAGGCCTCCAGCAGAGCTCTTTCTGGGAAAGTTTCAGTCCGGAGCAGTTCTCCATTAACGCTTGCTAAGCTGGAGTCTAGCCCCCAGCCTGGAGGATGTTTCTGGCTATCTGGTAGGAAcgtctccctgttcctctgcagGGTACCCCAGTCTTATCCAGAATGGAGAAGTGCCATCAGGGGCCCTGCAGAGGGCTATGGGCTGGGGGGTTCCGGGTGTCGTCTTAAAGCCCAGAGCTGACTTGCTTCCTCAACTCCCCTCCACCCTTCCACTTCCAACAGAGTCAATGGTTGACTCATTCCAGCTCTGAAGGGTCCCGGCCCAGTCTGGACAAGGCCCTTAGagcagttcacagaactcagCCAGGGCGGCAGGCTGTCCCACGAGGCCCTTTGTGGGCTCCAAGCTGTGTAAACAGCAGAGGTGTAGTTAACACCCTCAGGGCTGATTTCTATACTCCTGGCGGATTGCAGGGCCCCAGGGCAAGGGCTCAGCCCTCAGCTTGGCCAGCTAAGAGCCCTGCACGGCTGACTGTGTGGCCCACCACATGTCACTAAATGCTGGGTCTGCTTGAAATCCCAAGTGcgcctctgcccccagctccctcccgCGCTCTGTGATTCGGCTTGGGGTGCGGCTGTAGGTATACCACTCTTTTCAACTTTCGATAGCTTTGATATCACAGCACTTTTTCGATGTAAAGCAAATCAGATTTTATAGTACGTTGGGGTGGCTCACTACTTGAAAGAATCTTATGGTTCTTAGAATAGTCCTCTAACTCATCTGTTCTGTTCAGACTTCCATATGTCTTTCATAGTCTTGCCGAAAAGGGGCAAACACTTCTTACCAAAGCTCGTAGGTCCTCTGGGACAGAAGGGACAGCAAACGGCAGCTTAGACCAGAGTTCAAGGCCAACAGATGCCTTCATGCCTTGGTGGAGGCCCTCCGGGCAGGGTCCGAGGGCTATTTCCGTTTCTCTGTGGTTTACTGATAAGTTCCTTGTGATCCGTCACTTCCTTCATTCCAAGGAGAGTTAAGCCCTGTGGATGCCGATTTGCGGCACCCACGAAAGCCCGTGTGTGGCCACCGCACGGGCAGAAGGACTGAGCTCAAGGAGGTGGGCAGTCAGATGGTTACTGTCAGCTCAGATGCTGGATCCTGTACTCCCGAGTTCCTTGGCAACCCCGGATGGGCGGTGGTGGGGTCATGGGCCTTGCCCCAGACCAGGTGGCGAGTGGGGCACCCACGGGCCAAGCCAGTGCCCTCCCCACAACTCCTTCCAGAAACCCATTCTGGAACACCAAGTTCTGTGCAAGGTTGTGCTAAGCCCAGCTGGGGCAAGCTGCCAAAGCAAACCTCTCAGGCTGTCCCCATCGTGCGCTCGCCTCTCCGGGATGCCCTGAAAGTATTTACCCGGCTGCTCTCACCCCCTCCTTCATTTTCTAAGTGGGAGCTGCACAAGATCTCCCCTGGGCTTCTCCTGCTGCTTGAACTCAGCTAGAGGGACAGAGCTGGCAATGTAGGGTCTGCTTCCTAGacaaagaggcaggaaggaatcCATCAGGCCTGCGCTCTGGGCATGGGGCCGAGTATATGGAGGGACAGGGGACAACAGCAGCAAGGGGCCCACGGAGGCGGGCACTCATCCATTCCAAGCCTAGGTCAGCATCCTGctttcatttcccccaaatttgatatgctccctctcttaaaaaaaaaaaaaatccatctagaTATGGAATATCTAGAAATCAGAAATACCGGGAGAAAACATTCCTTCTCCATAAAGAAAACCACTATTCATCATTTGTCgtatttccttctgtctttttagaaaatatagctAAGAccatcagtttttaaaaggagGTGATCTATTCCCCTGTGCTCGGGCCACCTGACCATCTAGCTTTCTGATGTATGGTGGctactcccccctccccaggaccctTCCCAGCCACATGCAGGGTCCTGAGAACCAGACCACCGCTCTCTCCAGGCCCAGAGATGTGTTGATTCCtcatccctctgcctgcccttctgcTGCTTGGAACTCCTCCCGTCTGctgtctccttcttccttcttacaAGTCCCACCTGGCAACCATGTCCAGGCAACCTCATCTCCTAGAGCTCCCACTAGCTCAGACAGCACCTTTCTGGAAACGAGTAAAAGATGAGGCCACCTCTGCATCGGGACACATCACGCCAGGGCTCGTCTCTTGTCAGCGGAGAAGCCTGGATGTCAGCTCCCAAGCCCCACATCCGTTGGGTACCTTGTGGAGAGTGTGGTCTGGGATCACCTTATCTCACGGGGACCTTGTGACCCCACCAAACCTCCTTCCAGGTTTTCAGCTCCTCTGCAAACTCCTGTCCTCATGGAAGCCGGGGtcgggggtggggaaggagccaTCCCTCAGTAATTATTGCCGTTCTCGTGTGTTACTTTGCAAAGCATGCCTCCCTCTGAGGCTGGGGGTTAATGTTAGTGCTAAATGTTAGGGCTGGAAGGGACAGGTGAGGCCACTGAGGTCCAGAGGAGTAACTTGCTAGAGGTCACGAGGCTGCGACAGTCCCCAGGACTTTCCCAGGCCCAGCCTGAGGCTCCTCCAacctagaaacacacacacacaacagctCCTTCACCCCTGTTGGTCCCCACTGGGAAGTCCAAATTACTCTCCAAATCATAAATCCTATTTACTTGGTAGTGAATTCTAAACAAAATGCACAGGGTGTTTCTGTCCATCCGAAGGCAGCCACCCGTTCCCCAGACCCCTCTCTTCTTGTATTGTGGTGCTTACCCGAACCCTGGGTTCATTCGGCCCCACCTTCAATCCTCCCAGGCCTGGACTCTTAAAATAGCCTATGATTAGGAGTTTAGAGAGGGCTGCTCCAAGGCACCCCCCTTGTCCCCACTGACCCCTTTCACTGTCCCACCCTGCTCCTGCAGAACGCCCCACCCTCGGCTCCGGGGACCACCATGACCGAAGTCGGCTGGTGGAAGCTGACCTTCCTCCGGAAAAAGAAATCCACCCCCAAGGTGCTATATGAGATCCCCGACACCTATGCTCAAACGGAGGGCAGCACGGAGCCCTCTCGGCCCGAGGGCGGGGGCCCCAACGACAACTTTAACACCCGCCTGGAGAAGATTGTGGACAAGAACACAAAGGGCAAGCACGTCAAAGTCTCCAATTCAGGCCGCTtcaaggagaagaagaaagtccGGGCCACGTTGGCAGAGAACCCCAACCTCTTTGACGACAGGGAGGGCAAAGGACAGTGAAGGGGGCCAAGGAGGATGCTAGCACCTCCCTGCTCCTGCCGTCAGCCGGATCTGAGACAGGAGCTTGCCACGCCCGCCTCCTCGGCCACCACGGACGCCGTGGGGGCAGCTGACGCCTGCTGGCAGGAAATGTCTGGTTTTAGGGTTGTATTTATGTGTCCCAGCTTTCTGGAAGGTTTGGGTTCTCCCGgggtcctccctccttccccagcacagACAAAGGCACTCCAGTCCAAGGATGAGAAATCCCACCCAGGAAGGACGGCCCTCCTCAAAGCAGTAGCAGATCCGGCCTAGGACATGGGCGAGgatcagagagaggaggggacagacTTCACCTCCTCCAGGGGTACAGGGTCGAGGGTGAGTTTCGATTGCTGCTCCCTCTACTTTCTCTACCCGCAACTGTTGCCTGGACCAATTCTGAGCGTGACTTTTCCAGAAGCCACGTGACGGGGTGGTTTCCTGGAGCCGGAGGAGGCGGAGACCCTGAATTTGAGCTCACCTCCTACCACAAGAGAGAAACTTCCTGGAACTTTGCCCCCAggtgtgcagggaggggaggacgCTGgtactctgggggtgggggcattggggggtggggagggtgtgcTGCAGAAGGCCAGGTGAGGGACCCCACGGGTTGCTGCACACATCCTCAAAGCGACAATGCACTGGCTCATGGGTCCAAATTCGGGGAGCGGGTAGGGAAGCTCTGGTAGGAGCTAAAAGCAGCcagctctcttctcccctcctacTGGTATTTAAGAAGGACAAGCCCCAGAGATGAGTCCTGGAGCcttgaattttgtttaaaaaaataattgtaggtTTCTCTCTTTGTAATAAACAATGCTGTAAAAGCAGAGAACCTATGTATGCTTCCGTCTCACATTTCCTGAGGACTGTTTCTCATGCCTTTACTCCCTGCATGGAAGTGAAGTGCTCAGGGTTCCTTTCAAgcatcagggggcgcctggctggctcagtcggtagaccatgtgactctttttttttttttttttaaagattttatttatttattcgacagagagacagccagcgagaaagggaacacaagcagggggagtgggagaggaagaagcaggctcatagcagaggagcctgatgtggggctcgcccggaacgccgggatcacgccctgagccgaaggcagacgcttaaccgctgtgccacccaggcgccccagaccatgtaactcttgatctgggggctttaagttcgagccccacgttgggtctATAGAcgacttaaaaataagatcttttttattaaaaaagaaaaggggtcaTCAGTATGAAAATATAGCAAAGGAAAAGGCTAGTTTCAGCTCAGTGGTCAACAGAGAAACCATCAGGGGCTCTAAGAGAGTGGAGGAGACCTTTGGTGACTGACCCCACAGTGGTGGGGGTTTGGTTTAGGATCAGGACTCAAATTCTCATTCCACCGCTTAGTAACTGAGTGATCTGggggaatactttttttttttttaaagattttatttatttattcaacagagacagagacatccagcaagagagggaacacaagcagggggagtgggagaggaagaagcaggctcatagcagaggagcccgatatggggctcgatcccataacgccgggatcacgccctgagccgaaggcagacgcttaaccgctgtgccacccaggcgccccctgggggaatactttttaaaaatgttctctgaaCCTCGGGTTCCTCTTCTgtaataatatctatttcatgGGAATGGTCAGTATTCAGTGCCCCTTAAGTAGTcctatagtaggtgctcagtattggtttcctcccccttccttcatTAAGGAGCTCCACCATAACCCACAGCTTCTGtttaaggaagaggaaagagtgtGCTCCCTGTGCTGTTAGATCCAGATCTTTCTCaagccccaggagctgggagcTAGAAAAAATTGGACCCATCCGTGGAGCTCTTGGTGGGAACAGGGAGAGACTGAGGTGGCCACTGAACAATGTGGTCCTGCAGCCTCCAGGTCAGTTCCTTGCAGACTGTTGGGCCACTCCACCCCAGGGAGTGTTGCTCAGGAAATTTATTACCAAAACAAACAGATCCATACAAGGGGTCCTTTGTTGGGTGGCCTCACCCAGGCCAGGGGGAACTCTGAGGATGAGTGAGGGACACCAGGAGCTagtgggagggaaggcaggctggTTTGGGTGTGCTGCCTTCCCCAAGGTCTCTTCCCCTATTCCTCCCACTACATAGAACTTTCTAGGGTCCGTCTGATTACCCAATCTGTGAAGTGCCTCATGGAGGAGCTGACTTCCCCCATACTCTAGGCCTGTCCACCGTGAATAGCTAGTATTTACAGAGAGCTTACAATGGACCAGGCCCTGTGGCAAGTACTCCATGAGGTTCCTTGGTCAATCCCTTCGTCACCTGAGGCAGGAGCTGtccttatccccattttccaTCTGAGTTAGTTGAGGCTGAGAAGTGAAGCCACTTGCTTGCCATGGTGGAGCTGGGACTGAAGCCAGAGCTGGCCTGTGCACCTGACTGCTGCCCACAGCCCTCTCCACTCTTGATTTGCCTCTGCTTGGGGGatgggaaactgagactcagggcaAAGAAGGGAGTCCAGTCACCTTCTGCGGAAGGTGAGGTAGGGTGGCAGAGGGTAATGCCCGGGGCTTGGAATCCTGATTCTGGCACCGATGGGGGAAAGCTACCCAGCTCAGAGGCCGAGTGTCCTCTGAGACACCAGACCAGAGGGGTCTGCCACTTCAGCCCATCCTGAAATTGCttcagggaggtgggggctgggcatgaggctgggccctgggccacTAAGCCCTGCTTCTACCCAACACTGGCACCGCATGGCCACCATTACCCCCCCAGGTGAGAGGGTCCACAGCCCCTCTGCCTGGTGCGTGAGATCCTGCTCCACCCTCTAAGTGATGTCCGCAGGAATCCTCCAAGGAAACCCCACGTGTATCCCtaagctggggcagggggtggctgTGCGCTAAAAGCCAAAGGGAACTCCGGCTGGCCAGGGAGTCAGAGGGAGGCAGCTGCAAGCTTTCACGAGGCCAGAGGAGGGGGTACCGAGAGTGCAAATATGGGCAGGAGCTGAGGCTACGGGTTATCAACCACAGTTTCACTGGGACACGACCCAACCGGGGtaagggggaggcaggaggggccgGCTCCAACTGGCCTGCACTGCCCAGGAGGGGCCAACCCTGGGCGGcgggctccccctgctggccaccCAACCtcaagggagaggggtgggaggggtccCTTAAACCCCCaacttccctccttcctgggctggtgggggatgggaggatgcGATCAGGCCAGGTTGAACATTAATATCACACATGGCTGACGAATTTTTATTACAGACTTGGCACAGTGATtgtgaaagaacaggaaagaacagCTGAACCCAGGCTCAAGAGCTAGGGGGTGGGGGATACAGAGTCCCAGTAACAGGACAAGGTAGAGAAGGGCACCCCAGCACCCTCTCCTTTGGTGGCCACAGGGTCAGCATCATGTTCTCCTGCGCTCGGGCTTAAGAGAGGAATCAAGCCCGAGCTGGCCGCCCTTGGAGGAGCCTGTACATGGCAGACTGAAGCACTGCACACGCCCACACGGTGGAATGAAACAGTTTACAGAGTTGGCAAGTTCCACGCCAACACGTACAAATAATAGTTCTCGGATTCTGGCTTAGTCACAGCAAACATTTAcccagcctggctcccctccACAGCCTGTAGGCCATTCATTCAAGTTGTCCTTGGTCACCAGACTTGTGCTCGAGAAGTGTGCCAATACAGCTCAGCATAGGCCTCAGCCCAGGCTTGATGAAGAATCCAACGGTGAGGGTGGCAGGTCGTTCGTTGGTGGAGTTGGGGACACCACATCCGGtcactgggggggtggggggcttatTAAATGCAGAATGGGATTCATGGGTCTGAGGGGGGCTCCCAggtggtgctgctgctggtctgtggCCCACAACGAGTAGCAAGGATCTAAACCAGGGGGTCTCAACTTTTGGTTGCACAGAATTCCCCGGGGGAGCTTTTAAGTTGCCCAAAATTCAGACCTCACTCAGACCAGTGAAATCACGTGTGATTAAAGTTCCCTGGGTAATTCCAGCATGGATGAAAACCAGTGTCTAGCAGTCATCGTCCACAGAGGTGGggaagtaggtgaaggggatgcGTGAGGAGTCAGAAAGGTTATCTCTGTAACAGTTTTATAcctggaaaatgaaatatatatgtgtatatacacacatatgtaggTCTCAGAAACAAACATGGAAAGTAAAGCTTTATTGAAATCTGCCTGGCTCACAGGTAACCAGCACAGGATTCCCTTCTATAAAACTCCTGACTACACAGGATCGAGTGCTTCTAGAGACACTTGCTACCTAACAGCCCACTCCCTCTTAGGCAGTCCTAGTTGTCTGAAGTCTCTCCCCAAACTGAGAGAGGCAACCCACGTCCATGCAACTCCCACCTCTGGGTCCTTTGGAGCTGCAGAGAACACATTTAATCTCTTTTCCACACTGCTGTGCCTCAGATACCGGGAGGCAGATATCAGTAGGGTACAGGGCTATAAAAATATCCTATTAGTAAGTTCATGAAGTTTCCTTTAGTTGCAAGCAATAGAAATTGATTCTGGCTAGTTTAagccaaaaactttttttttttttttaaacagggagAATGGGTGTTTTGAGGCAGGAGGAGTTACACAGCCCAGACGTGGCACGGAGGGATCCAAGGTCACTCAGGGAACTACAAGAGTAGCAGCTGCGGGCTGTTGCTTCTTGGCTGCCATTAAGGACTTAGCTACAACGCCTGTCATACTCTGGGTCTCtccatttcaaatttcaaattgttGACAAGAAAAAAGGATCGGCTAGATTGGCTCAGGTGCTAATGCTGGAACCAGTCAGCTTCGGGCAGTATGACTCAGTCACACCCTAACAGACAAGGCCGCAGGGGGGCCCACCCAGTGTCACCAGAAAAGGGAATCACACCAGCTACTACCTCTAGAGGGAGCCATTCCAATAAATCACATTCAAGGTCAAGAAAATAAttatgggatttttcttttccatttgtgatTCTCGACGTCACTGTTTACGCTCCACTAGAATATCTACCTGAGAGCCGACTGAAAATACACAATTCGGAGCCTGAGCTCTGAAGCGCCTTAAATgtaaggggtggggagggaatcGGGCTGAGTTCAGAAGGGTCCCGCTGGCGACCCCACACCTTCTCTTAGCACCCGGCCCCAGCTCCAGTTGACACCAGCGGATTGGGAGTCAGGGGGAGTCAGGGGGCAAGTCTCTCATACAGCCAGTCTTCCTCCCCACGGTGGGTCATGGGCCCCAAAGGGGAATCTCCCGCTGGAAGGCCCCGCCGAAAGATGATCCGGTCATGCAGACGGTTGGTTTGGCCTTGCCAGAACTCCATCACTCGCGGGTACAGGATATAGCCACCCCTTCAAGGAGAAGCAGTGGGTTTGGTACTCTGCATTCTTCCAGCCCATCACCCCCTGGTCCCCATCCCAACCCATCCTAGGGCCCCTTGAAGGAAGTTGCAGGGATGAATCCAATAAGGATtcctggtggggggtgggaggagcagatcTGTAATCCCACAGGTAGAGTGGTTTTGAGTAAACATGAGAGTTCTGGTGCCCCTGTCTGGACAACCACGAGGTATCACTCACCAGTACTCTGGCTTTGGCACCTCTTGTTCTCGGTAGAGCTGCTCCAGTTCCtcgtttttctttctcagatacTGTCCAGGGGAAGGAAATAGAGGAAGGCCTGGACCGAGTCAGTGATTCACTGACTAAGCATGtgctgtgtgccgggcactgggGACGCAGGTG comes from the Ailuropoda melanoleuca isolate Jingjing chromosome 13, ASM200744v2, whole genome shotgun sequence genome and includes:
- the PRR15L gene encoding proline-rich protein 15-like protein isoform X2, with protein sequence MKWNAPPSAPGTTMTEVGWWKLTFLRKKKSTPKVLYEIPDTYAQTEGSTEPSRPEGGGPNDNFNTRLEKIVDKNTKGKHVKVSNSGRFKEKKKVRATLAENPNLFDDREGKGQ
- the PRR15L gene encoding proline-rich protein 15-like protein isoform X1 translates to MNRPPRVAAESSSPLRLGGTENAPPSAPGTTMTEVGWWKLTFLRKKKSTPKVLYEIPDTYAQTEGSTEPSRPEGGGPNDNFNTRLEKIVDKNTKGKHVKVSNSGRFKEKKKVRATLAENPNLFDDREGKGQ